The genomic stretch AGCTTACCTGGAGATGTTGAAAGAGGAGCCTCGAAATGCACTCACGCTGGCAAACCTTGGTGCAGTTGAACAGCAGGATGGCAAGCTGAAGGAGGCGCAAAGTTATTTTAGCCGGGCTCTACTGATCAATCCGGGATTGCAGCAGACCTGGACGGCGCTTGGGTTGGTGAGTTATGAGCTGGGGGATTCATACTACGCGGTTTCGGCTCTCACGCGGGCGATTCATGAGGATCCGACGGATGCGCGGGCGCACAATTATCTCGCGGCGGCGGTGAAGCGATTGGGTTGGTTGGATGCGGCGGAGGCAGAGTTGCGCCGTGCCATTGAATTGTATCCGGAATATGCGAATGCGCATTTCAACCTGGCGTTGATGTATTTGGACCGTAAACCGCCCGCGATTGAACTGGCGCGACGCCACTACGAAACCGCGCTTTCCCTCGGGTCTGGCAGGGATGAATTGGTGGATGAAAAACTGAAAAAACCCTAACCTTCCGCAGGTTTTGAACGTGGTGGAAAGGGTAGGAGGAGATGTTGAGGATGAGTGCTGATCATTTGGATTGGGTTGAGGGAGGAGTTGCTGCGCAGTTGGGCGATCTTGATGCGGCAGGACTGCGGCGCCGCTTGCGATTGTTGCAGCGTGATTCAGTGGGCCTGGTGACACTGGACGGGGGAACAGTGGTCAATTTCTCCTCCAACGATTACCTCGGTCTTGCGGTGTCGGATCAGTTGAAACAGGCGATGGTCGAGGCGGTGTCGAGGCATGGCGTGGGGTCGGGTGCTTCGCGATTGGTGTGTGGCAACATGGAGTGCCACGAGGCATTGGAAGCGGCTTTGGCCGAGTTCAAGGGGACGGAGGCGGCGTTGTCGTTCAGCACGGGGCATGCGGTGGCGGTGGGAGTTCTGCCGGCTTTGTGTGGAGCGGGGGATACGATCGTTCTCGACAAATTGAGTCACGCTTCATTGATTGATGGGGCTCGTTTGAGCGGGGCGACATTGCGGATTTTTCCCCACAACAACCTGGAGAAACTTGAGCGCATGCTGGTGGCGATCCGTGCGAAGAATGCCAAGGGGCGGATTTTGGTGGTGACGGAATCGGTGTTCAGCATGGATGGAGATGCGGCACCTCTGGCGGCGCTGGTGGAGTTGAAAGACCGGCATGGGGCGTGGCTGCTGGTGGACGAGGCACATGCTTTTGGGATTTTGGGTCCGCAAGGACGTGGATTGGTGGCCGGACTTCGATTGGAAAAACGGGTGGAATTGCAGATGGGAACGTTGAGCAAGGCGGCGGGAGTGAGTGGCGGATATGTGGCGGCTTCGCGTGAGGTGATTGATTTACTGATCAATCGGGCACGCAGTTTGATCTACAGCACAGCGCCTCCTCCAGCGGTCGCGGCGACGGCAGCGGCGGCAGTGGCGATGATTGGAGGCGGTGAGGGAGATCGGCGGCGTGAACGACTGTGGGCGAATCGCGCGCATCTGCTGAGCTTGTTGCCAGAGTTGGATGCGGATTTGGTGATGGCAGCGATTGTGCCGGTGATGATTGGCGGGGAACGGGAGGCCGTGGCTGCGGCAGAGCAACTGATGGAGGCAGGATTTTTCGCTCCTGCAATTCGTTACCCGACGGTGGCGCGGAGTCAGGCAAGGTTGCGGGTGACGTTAAGTGCCTTGCATGAACTGGTCGAGATTGAAGGTCTTGTCGGATGCCTTCGACGGCACATGGTATAGATGCGGCCCTTTTTGGCGCTGCCGGAAGTCGCTCCACAATCCGCGACGCAACGCCAGGCCGAGATCGAATCGCATGCTGGTGTGACGGGCGAAGGCTTTCATCAATGCCTGTGCGGTGATTTCCTTGGAGAAGTGTTGTCGTGCATGCGCGAGTCCTGCTTTTCCCATTTGTTCGCAGCGGGCGGGATCGGAGAGCAGTCCGGCGAGAAGTCCGGCAAGCGCTTCGGGCTGGCGTTCTTCACAAAGCAAACCAGTCTCTCCATTGATGACCATCTCAGGAACGCCAGCGACATGGGTGGAGACGCAGGGAAGTTCGGCGGCCATGGCCTCCATCAACACGGTCGGGAGATTGTCCTTGCCGCCGTCTTTTTCGGTTTTGCAGGCAAGGGCGAAGATTTGGGTTTCCTCGGCGAGCAGACGAATGATTTCGTTCATCGGCAGGGGGCCGGTGAGGGAGACGAGATGGTTCAGGTTGAGGTCGGCAATCTGGAATCTCAGTTCGGCTTCGAGTGGTCCTTCGCCGACGATGCGGCAATGGAAATTCAAGCCGCGATCGCGCATCAGGGCACAGGCGGCGATGAGGTCATCGTAGCCTTTCTTCTCGATCAATCTTCCGACGCTGAGAATGCCGCCAGCTTGCTGTGGATTCTTGGAAGCCTTTTGTTTTTCTTTGGCGCGTTGGAATGGGCCGAGATCGAGTCCGTTGTAAACGCGCCGGACCCTTGCGGAGGCGGCGGGAAACCGGTGGTGAAGATCGCGCGCAGTGTAGTCGCTGACGGTGACGATCAGGCTGGCATCGCGCGCGAGCGTTTCGGGTTTTGGATGCACGTCACCGGGGTTGCAGAAGATGTCGTTGGCATGGGCGGTGAAGCTGTAGCTGAGGCCGTGAAATTTGCGCAACCACCAGCAGGTGCGGGCTCCCACGCCAGCGAAGTGGGAGTGGGCGTGGTGGACACGGGCACGCAACTGGCGCATGCGATGGCCGATCCAGGCGGCTTCATAAACGCGCAGTTTGTCGGAGCGGTCGTTCCAGTGTCGGAGGGTGAGCACGACGCTTTGAGGAAGCCGGTTTTGTTTTTTGAGCTTGAGGACTTCTTTGACCAATTGATCTTCCGGCGGCAGAAAGTGAACCTGGTCGAAGAGTTCCTTTGGGAAATGCTGGACCGATTCGGCGCGGGTATCGTGAATGGAAAAGATGATGGGACGCAGGCCGAGACGCACCAGTTCAAGCACCTCGCGAACGCAAAACGTTTGGGTGAACGTTGGGAAGCGTTCGAAGACGTAGGCGAGGTGGTATTTCGGCATGGATGAAAAATCAGCGGCATGGTGAAACGCAAATCACCTGACTGCAACCAGAACGCCTTGAGTCGTGCGAATTGTCACTTTTTGGTGCGAAAACTGGTGCCGCAATACATGCAGCGGAATTTGCCACGAATCAGGGCATTGATGATGACGGCCCAGCCGTGCCCGATGACGGGAATGCGCATGGCGTGTTTGTGTTTGTGGGCGGCATTAGAGTGCAGGATGGTCCCATGGCAGAGGGGGCATCGGAGATGCCGGGCCTGGGTGAAGATGAAGACTCGCAGGGCACCGAACAGGATGATGAGTCCGAGGGCAATGGCAGCGCTGGTGCGGTCGCGCTGTTGGAAGACATCAATCACGAACCAGACACAGGCAAGGAGGGTCAGTGAAGCGACGATGCGAAGCACCGACAAGACAATGAGCAGACGAGAGCGACCGAAATACCGGGAACGGGTGCGTTTCTGTGGAGATTCGGTCATGAAGAAGTGTTAACCAATGTTAAAATTGCGTCGGGCTCAAGCTTCTTGTGACGATTGGTGAAAATAGTTGGTGAAGGTGAAGTTGAAGGTTTGGAAGAACGTGTCTGTGGCTTGCTTTCATCGATTCCTGCATCACCATGGCGTTTGTCGAACTGCTTATGGCTGCAAAAAATCACGAAATTCTCTATCAGATTCGAAATTCCCGCATTCATGGTCGGGGTCTTTATGCCAGTCGCGACATTCCTAAAGACACGTGGATTGTTCAGTATCTTGGGGAGAAAGTGGACAAGGAGGAGAGTGACCGCCGTGCCAATGCGCTGCTGGAAAAGGCGAAGTCAACCGGGGGTGCGAAGGTTTACATCTTCATCCTGAACGATAAATGGGACATTGATGGGGATGTCGAATACAACGATGCGCGGTTGATGAACCATTGTTGTGATCCCAACGTGGAGGCGCAGACCTGGCAGGACAAGGAGATCTGGTTTGTTTCGCTGAAAGACATCAAGAAAGGGGAGGAGTTGTTTTTCAACTATGGATTTGATCTCGAGAGTTGGGAGGATCATCCCTGCCGTTGTGGTGCGGAACGTTGTGCGGGTTACATCGCGGGTGAGGAATACTGGCCAGCTCTACGCCGCAAGCTCAGTGCGAAAAAGGCATGGGCGACTCGCCGGAAGAGTGCCGGGAAGAAGAAGCGCGTTTCTTAGCGGGAAAGCTTTGGATCGAGCCAGAGGCCCCAGTCGCCATTTTTGCCATCGCCTCCGTCCTCGACCATGAGTTCGAGGGTGTCGATGTTGGTGAGGTCCACCTTGATGGATTGGAGGGGGGAGTCGGCTGAGGTTAGCTTGGATTTGAAGAGTTCACGACCGTCGCCTTTGATGAGGAAGATGACCTTGCCGTATTGACCGGTGGCAACGCCTGGCGTGATCAGGAGTTGTTTCCAAGCTTTGCCGAGCTGGAATTGATGACGGGCCGGGGCATGGGCATAATAGCCGCGTTCGAAGATCTGGCCGGAGGAGGAGAGCCAGGGTTGAGGGGAAGGGAGTTTGTCGGTGGAGGGTTTGCCATAGCCGACTTCCATCTTTTCGGGTTTGGTGTCGCAGAGACTGAGGGTGCGGATGTCTTCGGGGATGTTGGCGGGGGTGGTTTCGGGTGGAGGTGATGAACTCCAGATGCGCTGGGCGATGGCGTGCGTTTTGACGAGGATCGGGTCATTGCTGTTGGAAATTGAGTCCAAGGGATTGACTCCACCGGCAACAGCAAACCTGGCAGCCAGAGATTCCAGATGCAGTTGTATTTGGGCGTTGGAGACGTCGATCTGGCCGTCCGGGGTTGGTTGATAACCGAGACCACGCAGGGAGGTGGTCATTCCATTGACATGACAGGCGACGAGGTTGATGACGCCGGGTTTGGCGATGGGAGGATCGGTGAACGTGATTTCAAATGAACCGTCGGCATTGGGAATGGTGGTCTGGGTGGTGGCATCGTAGTCGCCGCCGCCTTTGGGGTCGGTGTAGCCGACGATGGCGTAGGTGGGAATGGCCGAAGTGATTTGGCCGCTGACGGTGATGATTTTGCCATTGATGCTGATTTGCGTGACGGAAAGATTGGCGACGATGGGATCGGTGAGAGCTTTGTTTGATCCGGTGAAGAAGGGGTGGCTGGCGAGTCGCATGCCGTGGGCGAGAGTGAGGAAGGAGCCTTTGCTTTCGTCGCGTTTTTCTTCGCCAAAGGTGCGGTTGCCGCTGCCCATAAGGGCGGTGCCGAAGGCGGCGGCTTCGTCGGAGCGTTCCCGATTGTGAGGAAGGCCGAGGGCATGGCCGATTTCATGGACGACGCCACCGACGAAGATGGAATTGTATTTGCCCAACGAGATGCGGCCGTATTGTCCGTCCTGGAGATGGTTGGCCTTGTCGGCGAGCAGGTCGGGATCGAGCAGGGCGGAGTCGACCTGCCACGCGGTGCCGCCTTTGGCATTGCCTCCGGCGTAGTAGGGACTGTTCTGGCGCATGGTGCGTTTGACGGGGTCCCAGACTGACATGTTGCAGAAGATGACGAGGGTTTCGTCGCGTCCGTCGAGGGACTTGATGATGCCGGCCTGACGCAGGACGGGGAGGCATTCCTTGCGGATTTCATTGCCGCTTTCGCCGGAGTAATGGGCGTAGGGATGGGTGCCTTTGACGAGGTGGATGCTGAGCAGGCCGTCCGGTTGATGATCGAGGGGGAGCCGGCGAACGGGGAAACCCTGGCGGCGGAGTTCCTTGTCGTAGAAATCGGCAGTGGTTTCGAGGACGCGGGAAAGGCGTTCGCGCCATTGGGGCTGGGGTTCGCGGTCGGACGGGGTCCAGTAGATGATATGGAGTTTGCGTTCGAGGTCGCCGGGAAGGGGACCGTGGAAGGCGGTGAGCGTGGCGGCGGCTTTGGGGACCTGGGTCGCGATGTCGGAGGCGGGATCGAGTGCGTGACTGAGGCCGGGGATTGTCAGCGTGAGGAGCAGGGCAGCAATGAAAGGGTGCATCTTGGTAAGAGAGAACGCACCGGGAGAATCTTCGTTAGAGTTTTTAATCTATTCGAGATCAAAGGGAGCGGGCAACTCGCTGGAAGGGAAGCGTTTGACGATGAGTTTGGGGGTGATGTAGCCGATGAGGCGCGCTTGTTTCCACGCGACGGCATCCCAGCGGATGACGGGAAGTTCGAGGATGGCGACGGCACAGGTGGGCATGTCGCCGATGCTGTTGCGCTGCAGGAGTTGGTTGGCGAAGTCGCTGATGCCGTTGTTGTGGGCGAAGAGCATGATGCTTTGCCAGCTGTTGTCAAAGGACTGGACGATTTGCAGGAGGCTGTTGGCTTCGGCCAGGTAGGCACGAGGTTCGGTGAGGATGATTTCGGGGGGGAGGTTCATTTCGGCCTGCATGAGTTCGGCCGTTTGCTGGGTGCGCGTCGCGCTGCTGGCGATGAGGTGGTCCGGCGCGGGGAGGATGGCGGGACTGGATTCGAGGCCGAAGTAGGTTTTGGCGAGGAAGCGGGCCATCTCAGGGGCGTTGCGTTCGCCACGTTCGTTGAGGGTGCGGTCGTGATCGAGTTGACCGGGATTGTCCCAACTGGATTTGGCGTGGCGGACGAGGGTAAGGTATTTCATTGATTCAGAGCGGCGGCGTCGACGGTGGTGGTGAGTAGTTCGGAAAATGCGATAGCACAGTATGGGGGGATTTCAGCAAAGAGTTGGACAGGACGTGGGTGATGGTAAAGATGGGGGTGGTGTCAGAGTTGTCAGATTCAATGGTGCGTCCGCGGGTGCCGTGGTGGATGTGGGGAAATGTGTTGAGTTTGGATGCGCCTCTGGTGGCGGCAGGGTGGCTGTGGATGCTGGCAGAGGTTTCGGGGGTGAAGCTGCCGTGGGCTTGCTTTGCGGTGTTGTGGATGACGGTGTGGTTCATTTATGTGCTGGACCGGACGATGGATGGTTGGCGATCAGAAGGGGAGGGGGAGCAGACGGCAAGGCATAGGTTTTATCTTCGGCACCGCGCGTTCATGGTGAGGGAGGTGTTGCCGCTGATGGGGGTGGTGACGGGGTGGCTGGCGATGACGCAGATTCCGGTCGGGTTGATGGAGCGTGGGATGGGATTGGGATTGGTGGTGGGGTGGTATTTGTGGAATCACGCAGGAAGCTCGAGGCGTTGGATGGTGGGCATTGGAAATGCGCTGATGGCGATGGTGGTGGTGGGGTGCGTCTGGTGGAGCGGAGTTGAGCAATGGTCCTGGGTCGGGCCGCTGTTGCTGGTGGTTTTGGTCCTGCGGTTGGTAGGAGGACGGCTTGGAATCTCGAAGGAGATCTGTTGCGGGGTGGTGTTTGCTTTGGGGTGCGGGCTGAGTGTGCATTTTTATTCGATGGATCAGGTTGCTGGATTTTTTTCGGTCGAGGTGATGGGGTTGGCGATGCTGGCGGTGTTGAACTGTGTGGGAATTGCCGCTTTGGAGAGTGGAAAGGAGGATGCTTCGAGTGCTTCGATGTTGTCGGGAAAGAGGTTCACCGTGCTGGTGGCCGGGGTGGTGGGTGGGCTTGCGGGAGCGTGGTGGGTTGGAACTGGCGGGGTTTTGCTGGAGGCGGCATTTTTTGGAGTGGTGTCGATGGGTTTGGTGTATCACTGGGCACCCAAAATGCCGGGAGAACTGCCGAGAGTGCTGATGGATGTCGCACTGCTGGTGCCGGTGGGCTGGGTTTGGTGGTGGCGTTAATTGTGCTGGGGCTTCGGCGCGGGGTTTGCTATGATTTTACTTACTATGAGTGGAAGCGTTGATTTTGAGGCAATGTTGGCGGTGGCGATTGAGGAGGCCCGGGAGGGGATTTCCGAGGGGGGGATTCCGATTGGTGCGGCGTTGTTTGATATGGAGGGGAAGGTTTTGGGGAGGGGGCACAATCGCCGGGTGCAGGAGGGCGATCCATCCGTGCATGGGGAGACGGATGCGTTTCGCAAGGCGGGCCGGCAGCGGAGTTACCGGGACAAGATCATGGTAACGACTTTGGCACCGTGCTGGTATTGCAGTGGATTGGTGAGGCAGTTCAACATCGGCACGGTGGTGGTGGGGGAGTCGGTGACTTTTCAGGGGGGGATCGAATGGCTTCGTGGCTTGGGGGTAAAGGTGGTGGATCTGAATTCAAAGGAGTGCATCACGATGCTGACCGAGTTCATTGAATCGTATCCTGCGGTTTGGAATGAGGATATTGGCGAAGAGTGATGGTGGATGTTTAATTTGGTGGACTAGAGCAGGGGCACATGCTGTGGTGCGGGAATGCAAGAAGTGACTGAATCAACAAAGGGACCGATCCTGGTGACGGGCGGTGCGGGGTATATTGGGTCGCACACAGTGAAACATCTGCTGGCCCAGGGGGAGCAGTTGGTGGTATTGGACAATCTTTCGATGGGGCACGCGGAGGCGGTGCCGGAAGGCGTGACGCTGGTGGAGGGCGAGCTGATGGATGCCGTGCTCGTCGACTGGCTGTTCACGGAATATAAACCGGAGGCGGTTTTGCACTTTGCGGCTTCGGCGTTTGTGGGCGAGTCAGTCGACGAACCTCTGAAGTATTATAAAAACAACGTGGTGGCACCGCTGACCTTGCTGGATGCGATGAAGAAGCATGGGACGTTGCGGATCGTTTTTTCGTCGACATGTGCGACTTATGGGAATCCGCAATTCGTGCCGATGGATGAGTCGCACCCGCAGGTGCCGGTGAATCCTTATGGAGCCAGCAAGCTGATGTTGGAGCGGGTGATTCAGGACTGTGAAGTTGCCTGGGGCGTGAAGTCGGTGTTTTTGCGCTATTTCAACGCGAGTGGATGTGATTTTGAGGGGATGATCGGGGAGGATCACGAGCCCGAGTCGCATTTGATTCCGCGAATTTTGATGGCGTTGAGAGGGGAGATTGAGTCGATGACCATTTTTGGGACGGATTATCCGACGGCGGACGGGACGTGCATTCGGGATTACATCCATGTCAATGATCTGGCTTCGGCGCATGCGCTGGCGTTGAATTACCTGCGTGGTGGTGGCGAGTCGACCGCAGTGAATCTGGGGACGGGTCGCGGGTTTAGTGTGAAGGAGATCATTGCGACGGCGGAGTCGGTGACAGGTTTGAAGGTGCCGGTGACTTTTGGCCCGCGTCGTGCGGGTGATCCTCCGGAGTTGGTGGCGAATCCGGCGAAGGCGAAGTCAGTGCTGGGCTGGGAGGCGCAGATCAAAGATCCGAGGCAGCATGTGGAGTCGGCCTGGAAGTGGATGACGGGTCCGAAAGGCGGGCGCTATAGCAAGTGAATGCGTAAATGCGCGGAGAAGTGCGTGGTTGGCAGGTTGCCAGTCCGGGTGGTGTGGGTAAACTGTGGGAACAGGCAAAGGATTGGCAGCATGGAATCACTAGCATGAGCGCGACCCAACGCACGCAGCGCGAACGGGCCAGGAAGCGGCTTGAAGAGCAACGCCGAATTGCGGAGTTGCGCCAGCGGTCGCAAGGGCGTGATGCATTGCTGGCGAAGTTGCCGAAGGTTGACCGCGATCGAGATCGCGATCACAATCCGGACAGCGGACGCAAGCGCAAGTTTTTGCTGGGATTGCTGATGCTGCCGCTGTGTTTGCTGGCGTTGCTGACGTTTTTGGATTTGTTGTTTACGGAGACGGTGAAGGGGGAGTTTTGGAAGTCGGAAGGATTTTGGTTTTTTGGCAGCGGCTGTGTTTGCTGGCTTTGCATGGGCTGGTTGCGGCGTGAACCGGGGTTGATGTATGTGTTTGCCCATGAGATGACGCATGCGATAGCGGTGCGGTTGAGCGGGGGTCGGGTGCATGACATGCATGTGGGTCCGGATGGGGGGTTTGTGGACACGGACAAGACGAATACTTTGATCACCTTGTCGCCGTATCTGGTGCCGTTTTACACGGGGGTGGTTTTTGCGATTTTTGGACTGCTGTCGTTGTTGATGGACATGGATCGCGAATGGATTTTGCCATGGTTTGGCGAAGGGTTGCGGTTGAAGGGGGTGTGGGTGTTTTATTTTATGGTGGGGCTGACGTGGTGTTTTCACCTGACCTTCACGATGCAGGTATTGCAGACGGAGCAGAGCGACTTGCTGCACAATGGGGAGTTCTTTTCGATGATGCTGATCATTTTTATCAACATCGTGATCCTGGTGGTGCTGTTCATTGCGGCTTCACCCAAGGTGGGCTGGAGCGATGTTTATGAGGATCTGAGGGGTTTGTTTGGGTGGATGTGGCGGATGGTTTTTTGAGAGTTGACCCTCCAGTTTCTTTGCCCCTTACATGGAGCGTCTTGTTGTGGAGTGCTGCGGCTTGCCGCAGCTTTTCAAGAACCGGCCTGCCGGTTTGTGCCCAACCCAGTAAATGCCGCCATATTGTCTCCTCTGAAGCGCAGCAGGCTGCGCCCCGCTACAGCGGCAGCAGGCTGCAGCAGTCCACGACAACTGTGTCGTAGGCCAAGACATGCTGTCGATAATACTGCAGTGTCCCGTCCCAATAAAAGTTAGGGTTGATCCGAACATGAAAAACCACGGAGCGCGTGGCGGTCCGTGGTTTGAAGGCGAATGATTTTTTTGTGAGGCCTAGGTCGGTCAAGGTTTGCCGCCATCGGGTGGACCTTTGGGTCCTTTGGCTCCATCGGGCGGGCCTTTTTTGCCTTTTTTGCCGCCATCGGGTGGTCCTTCACCGCGGGGTGGGCGGGGCATGGAAGCTCTTTCTTCTTCGCTCAACTTGCCGTCGCCGTCTTTGTCGAATCGCTCAAGCATCTTCGCGCGTCCGGCTTCTTGCATGGCGGCTTTTTCCTCTTGATTGAGTTTGCCGTCGCCATCCTTGTCGAATTCTTTTTCGCGGGCTTCACGCGCGGCTTTGCGTTCTTCGGGGGAGAGTTTGCCGTCCTTGTCGGCATCAAATTTTTCGAGGACTTCAGGTGGGACAGGGCGATCACCGCCGGGGCCTTTGGGTTTGCCCTTGTCTTGGGCGGTGGCAAGGGTGACGGAGGAGGTGAGGACTCCAAAGAAGAGCAGGGTGGCGATTTTCATGTTAGTTGGTGTAGTTCAATTGGGTTTGTCGTGGAGGTGTAACCGACGGGTCGAATGGAAGTTGCGTTCGCTTGAAAAAATTGGTGAGTGGAAGGGTAAAGGCTCGATGATTTAAATCTGTGGGCGATTAGGATTGAAGTCACTGGAGGCACTTGTGTAGGGTAGTAGGGAACATGGCTGAACTGATTGATGAACTGCGGGACTTGGACCGACGGGATACCCGACGAGCGTGGTGGTTCGGGTTGGGTATGGTCGGAGTGTTGTTAATGATTATAGGGTTTGTATGGGCACGCGATGTCGCTCCTCCAGATGATTCGGCAATGCTGCCGGTGTTAACGGGAGGTAATGGGAAGGAGAATGGATTGCGAAAATTTATTGACGAGGTGAGGGCCATGCCGGATTCGGGCTTCGATGATCTATCGATGGAGGCCCGCTCAAGAGAGTGGGGGAACACGGAGGAGTTGCGAACGTTTTTGGGTAAGAACGAAGCGAGAATCGAGGCATGGAAACGGTTGATGATGTCGGATCGAAGTGGATGGAGGTGGGGGCTTCAAGATGTGGAGCCATTAGACATGAAGATCGACATGTCTTATTTGTTGGCAGTTCAAGAGACGGCGAATGTCATACGGATGAAATCTTTGCTCTTGGCGCGGGACGGAAAGATCGGAGAGGGGGTGGATATGGCATTGGACTTGTGGCGCATGGGTGGTGGACAAAGACGGGCGCAAGGTGCGTTGATACATTGGCTGGTATCGTTAACCATCGAATCCATTGGTCTCGCTGCGCTGGAGGATGCGGTGATGGCAGGTGATTGTGACGACCCGACGCTTGTGAGGATCCAAGAGGCTTTGGCGCAAGTGGAAGAGAGTCCCTGCAAAACCCTTAAATTCACTTACCAAGTTGAGTATCTGATGATGAAAAACAGTCTAGAATTCATGCCTGACTATCTCGCTGAAAACGCGAATCTGAACTGGGCGAAACCAGTGATTCGGGCGGGATACAAACGAAACTACACTCTGTCGAGTTACATTTATTACCATGAGCCATTAGTTAACTCGGGCGGGGGTGATGCACTTGCGATGATGAGGAAGTCGAAGTGGAGAACAAAGCAACTTGAAGCATGGCGTGACCGTGGGTGGTGGAAGTATGTGCATCCCAATGGAATGGGTCAATGGATGGTCGCGTCGGTTGCGACGTTTGGACGAATCGATGAACGGGCTGCGATGATGGAGACACTACCGGGGTTGACGCAGTTGATGCTGGCGGTGCGACGGTATGAGGTGGAGCGTGGGACGATGCCTGATGCTCTTGATGAACTGGTGCCTGAATTTATTAACAGATTGCCGATCGATCCACTTAATGGAAAACCGTTCCGCTGGGATGCGGTGAGTCAGCGGGGTTACAGTGTGTTTCTGAATGAGGTGGATGATGGGGGGAGTTATACCAAGTCGCGTCGTCCAGATGAGCTGGATTGTGGGGTGTTTTACCCTTGGGGGGAGGAGGCTGTCGAGCAGCGCAAGGAGCAGTATGGGGTGAAGGGTGAGAAGCAGTCGGAATGATGAAGGGGTGATGATTATGGCGCGATTTGTTTTATGTCCGTTTGGGAGTGGGGGGGATGTGAATCCA from Phragmitibacter flavus encodes the following:
- a CDS encoding EF-hand domain-containing protein, with the translated sequence MKIATLLFFGVLTSSVTLATAQDKGKPKGPGGDRPVPPEVLEKFDADKDGKLSPEERKAAREAREKEFDKDGDGKLNQEEKAAMQEAGRAKMLERFDKDGDGKLSEEERASMPRPPRGEGPPDGGKKGKKGPPDGAKGPKGPPDGGKP